One Streptosporangium sp. NBC_01495 DNA window includes the following coding sequences:
- a CDS encoding S9 family peptidase, with the protein MSESFPRLHARTRRFTLGVPRGFTIAPGGDRVVFLRTKGGFDPVTCLWEYDVLSGTERLIADPRALAADEENLPPEERARRERSREQAGGIVGYSTDAAVTVAAFALSGGLYVVDLKTRHVRRLKTSGAVIDPRMSPTGVHVGYVTGGAFHIQDLEDEVDHALARPESPEVTYGLAEFVAAEEMDRMRGYWWSPSGDAILVERADDAPVQRWHIADPANPARPATEQRYPSAGTANAGVELFVLTLDGARVAVPFDDEYLVNAVWDAHGLSIVTMTRDQRTMRLLDVNPATGTSTVVREDTDPAWVDIVTGVPGHLSDGSLVWAATSEGGHRLIVGDSPVTPPTLQVREILDVDGETVLFRASGEPTEIAVWAYRRGQITLVSPAEGGVYSGHTAGGTLVITGQTLDSEGSVTRVLHNGTPRGHITSHAERPSLDLRVSLIRAGERDLATAVLLPTGHVPGSAKLPVLMDPYGGPHAQRVLAAAGAHLTSQWFADQGFAVVVADGRGTPGRGPEFERAVLHDLATPILEDQIDALHGAAARFPDDLDLSRVGIRGWSFGGYLAALAVLRRPDVFHAAIAGAPVTDWRLYDTCYTERYLGHPDEGHYDSSSLFADAEKLDRPLLLIHGLADDNVVAAHTLRLSSALLAGGRPHNVLPLSGVTHMTPQEIVAENLLLLQVDFLKKALS; encoded by the coding sequence ATGAGTGAGAGCTTCCCTCGCCTGCACGCCAGAACCCGTCGATTCACCCTCGGAGTGCCGCGCGGCTTCACGATCGCCCCGGGCGGTGACCGCGTCGTCTTCCTCCGGACCAAGGGCGGCTTCGACCCGGTCACCTGCCTGTGGGAGTACGACGTCCTCAGCGGCACGGAACGGCTGATCGCCGACCCGCGCGCCTTGGCGGCCGACGAGGAGAACCTGCCGCCCGAGGAGCGGGCGCGCCGCGAGCGGAGCCGGGAACAGGCCGGGGGCATCGTCGGGTACAGCACCGACGCCGCGGTGACCGTCGCGGCGTTCGCGCTCTCCGGCGGTCTCTACGTCGTCGATTTGAAGACCAGGCACGTACGGCGGCTGAAGACCTCCGGAGCGGTGATCGACCCCCGGATGTCCCCCACCGGCGTCCACGTCGGCTACGTGACCGGCGGCGCGTTCCACATCCAGGACCTGGAGGACGAGGTCGACCACGCGCTGGCCCGCCCCGAGTCCCCGGAGGTGACGTACGGCCTGGCCGAGTTCGTCGCCGCCGAGGAGATGGACCGCATGCGGGGCTACTGGTGGTCGCCGTCCGGCGACGCGATCCTGGTCGAGCGGGCCGACGACGCGCCGGTGCAGCGGTGGCACATCGCCGACCCGGCCAATCCGGCCCGCCCGGCCACCGAGCAGCGCTACCCCTCCGCCGGTACGGCCAACGCCGGGGTCGAGCTCTTCGTCCTCACCCTCGACGGAGCCCGGGTCGCCGTACCCTTCGACGACGAATACCTGGTCAACGCCGTCTGGGACGCCCACGGCCTGTCGATCGTCACCATGACGCGCGACCAGCGGACCATGCGGCTGCTCGACGTCAACCCGGCCACCGGCACCTCCACGGTCGTACGCGAGGACACCGACCCCGCCTGGGTCGACATCGTCACCGGCGTCCCCGGCCACCTGTCCGACGGCAGCCTCGTCTGGGCCGCCACCTCCGAGGGCGGCCACCGCCTGATCGTCGGCGACTCCCCCGTCACGCCGCCCACCCTCCAGGTCCGCGAGATCCTCGACGTCGACGGCGAGACCGTGCTCTTCCGGGCGAGCGGGGAGCCCACCGAGATCGCCGTCTGGGCCTACCGGAGGGGCCAGATCACCCTTGTCAGCCCGGCCGAGGGCGGCGTCTACAGCGGCCACACCGCGGGCGGCACCCTGGTGATCACCGGTCAGACCCTCGACAGCGAGGGTTCGGTCACCCGCGTCCTGCACAACGGCACGCCCCGCGGCCACATCACCTCCCACGCCGAGCGCCCCAGCCTGGACCTGCGGGTCTCCCTGATCAGGGCGGGCGAGCGGGACCTGGCCACCGCCGTGCTCCTGCCCACCGGGCACGTGCCCGGCTCGGCGAAGTTGCCGGTCCTCATGGACCCGTACGGCGGACCGCACGCCCAGCGCGTGCTGGCCGCGGCCGGAGCGCACCTGACCAGCCAGTGGTTCGCCGACCAGGGCTTCGCGGTGGTCGTGGCCGACGGCCGCGGCACCCCGGGCCGCGGCCCCGAGTTCGAGCGGGCCGTCCTGCACGACCTGGCCACCCCGATCCTGGAGGACCAGATCGACGCCCTGCACGGCGCCGCCGCGCGGTTCCCCGACGACCTGGACCTGTCGCGGGTCGGCATCCGGGGCTGGTCGTTCGGCGGCTACCTCGCCGCCCTGGCCGTACTCCGCCGCCCCGACGTGTTCCACGCGGCCATCGCCGGGGCTCCGGTGACCGACTGGCGCCTGTACGACACCTGCTACACCGAGCGCTACCTCGGCCACCCGGACGAGGGCCACTACGATTCCTCGTCCCTGTTCGCCGACGCCGAGAAGCTGGACCGTCCCCTCCTGCTGATCCACGGCCTGGCCGACGACAACGTGGTCGCCGCGCACACCCTGCGCCTGTCCTCCGCCCTGCTGGCCGGGGGCCGCCCGCACAACGTGCTGCCGCTGTCGGGGGTCACCCACATGACCCCGCAGGAGATCGTGGCGGAGAACCTGCTGCTGCTCCAGGTCGACTTCCTGAAGAAGGCCTTGTCCTGA
- the mshB gene encoding N-acetyl-1-D-myo-inositol-2-amino-2-deoxy-alpha-D-glucopyranoside deacetylase: MTDRRLMLVHAHPDDETIGSGATMARYAAEGAHVTLVTCTLGEEGEVIPPELAHLAADRDDTLGEHRIGELAAACAALGVTDHRFLGGPGRWRDSGMMGVASNHRENAFWQADLDEAAGELARIIREVRPQVLVTYDENGFYGHPDHIQAHRVAWRAVKLAADPEFTPGSGVVSGSVASRSPRSSSASAFRSGAASVPGEAPGEVSGETFTFGGVRGEASGGVSGEGGPWRVAKFYHTAAPRSVLYRTEEAMRESGAPFLVEPVDDMPFGCADKEVTTEIDARAHVGRKIAAMRAHATQISVNPPWFALSNNVGQEVLGVEHFILRSGVPGPAGPGAPIEVGGLGEPYDREDDLFAGIH, encoded by the coding sequence ATGACTGATCGGCGCCTGATGCTCGTGCACGCCCACCCGGACGACGAGACGATCGGCAGCGGAGCCACCATGGCCAGGTACGCCGCCGAGGGCGCGCACGTCACGCTGGTGACCTGCACCCTGGGGGAGGAGGGCGAGGTCATCCCCCCGGAGCTGGCCCACCTGGCCGCCGATCGCGACGACACCCTGGGCGAGCATCGCATCGGGGAGCTCGCCGCGGCCTGCGCGGCGCTCGGCGTCACCGACCACCGGTTCCTAGGAGGCCCCGGCCGCTGGAGGGACTCCGGCATGATGGGCGTCGCCTCCAACCACCGGGAGAACGCCTTCTGGCAGGCCGACCTGGACGAGGCGGCGGGCGAGCTCGCGAGGATCATCCGCGAGGTGCGGCCCCAGGTGCTCGTCACCTACGACGAGAACGGTTTCTACGGCCACCCCGACCACATCCAGGCCCACCGCGTCGCCTGGCGGGCCGTCAAACTGGCCGCCGACCCGGAGTTCACGCCGGGATCCGGGGTGGTCTCCGGTTCCGTGGCCTCCCGGTCTCCCCGGTCCTCCTCGGCTTCCGCGTTCCGCTCCGGGGCCGCTTCCGTGCCCGGCGAGGCGCCCGGCGAGGTGTCTGGCGAGACGTTTACGTTCGGCGGGGTGCGCGGAGAGGCGTCCGGCGGGGTGTCCGGTGAGGGCGGGCCGTGGCGGGTCGCCAAGTTCTACCACACCGCCGCCCCAAGATCCGTGCTGTACAGGACCGAGGAGGCGATGCGCGAGAGTGGCGCCCCCTTTCTCGTCGAGCCGGTCGACGACATGCCGTTCGGCTGCGCGGACAAGGAGGTCACCACCGAGATCGACGCCCGCGCCCACGTCGGCCGGAAGATCGCGGCGATGCGGGCGCACGCCACCCAGATCAGCGTGAACCCGCCCTGGTTCGCCCTGTCCAACAACGTCGGCCAGGAGGTTCTCGGGGTCGAGCACTTCATCCTGCGCTCCGGCGTGCCGGGTCCCGCGGGTCCCGGAGCGCCGATCGAAGTGGGAGGGCTCGGCGAGCCGTACGACCGTGAGGACGACCTCTTCGCCGGGATCCACTAG
- a CDS encoding DUF6113 family protein yields the protein MLVMEQVPAVREPSETVVAVAANAVLFLLGLLLGVLGGFQHSWYVRPVPVSAVGCLALLFAITYGAGRMTRGKMAALAFTAGWALVTVIWISGRPEGDLVIANDLSGYLYFYGGLTAVAVGVLLSPSAAVGGSWLLTPHGYRSGPESSPVASGSQASPVPFGSQPPPASPGPPAQVQSDQESGQNSQDRLRSGWSGPDQAPSGWAPPDSQAPPVPPGPAAH from the coding sequence ATGCTTGTGATGGAGCAGGTCCCAGCTGTGCGCGAACCCTCGGAGACGGTTGTCGCCGTGGCGGCCAACGCCGTGCTCTTCCTGCTCGGGCTCCTGCTGGGCGTCCTCGGCGGGTTCCAGCACTCCTGGTACGTCAGGCCCGTCCCGGTCTCCGCCGTCGGCTGCCTCGCCCTGCTGTTCGCGATCACCTACGGGGCGGGCCGGATGACGCGCGGCAAGATGGCCGCCCTGGCGTTCACGGCGGGCTGGGCGCTGGTCACCGTGATCTGGATCTCCGGACGGCCGGAGGGCGACCTGGTCATCGCCAACGACCTGTCCGGTTACCTCTACTTCTACGGTGGGCTGACGGCGGTCGCGGTGGGAGTCCTGCTCTCGCCGTCGGCCGCCGTGGGCGGGTCGTGGCTGCTCACCCCGCACGGATACCGCTCCGGCCCGGAATCCTCGCCGGTGGCGTCCGGCTCGCAGGCATCGCCCGTACCGTTCGGGTCCCAGCCTCCGCCCGCGTCGCCCGGCCCGCCCGCCCAGGTCCAGTCTGACCAGGAGTCCGGCCAGAACTCACAGGACCGGCTCCGGTCCGGCTGGAGCGGACCGGATCAGGCCCCGTCCGGCTGGGCCCCACCCGACTCTCAGGCCCCGCCCGTACCACCGGGCCCGGCCGCTCACTGA
- a CDS encoding MBL fold metallo-hydrolase, translating to MSQTSHPATASHVSTEPDGLVEEPPRRSGWSARFATRPARALRQLGRTASRAVRDHPSTRRTAMAEAASSPSVLSAPSTGTDFPEGAVTPSGSATPVRTAPPVRPAPRPRRPAPLPRRSWPGGFRDRLTSPLPTFQELLAVAWHGTFRPGVGDADRIPVHRDGLPRTTGTEAVVTWVGHATYVVQIGGLTILTDPVWARKIVGIHRPRLTPPGVAWADLPRIDAVVISHNHYDHLDARTVRRLPRGTPVLVPAGLRSWFTRRGFRDVTELDWWESTWVGGVRFDFVPAHHWSRRSIWDTCKTLWGGWVIASDDQTIYFAGDTAYGERFAQIGARYPGGIDLALMPVGAFEPRWFMKAAHVDPAQAVRACQDVGARRMATMHWGTFVLSGESLLAPVEEARVAWAEAGRDRADLWDLAVGESRVLAP from the coding sequence ATGTCACAGACGTCCCACCCGGCAACCGCCTCCCACGTGTCCACGGAACCCGACGGCCTCGTCGAGGAGCCCCCACGGCGTTCCGGGTGGTCGGCCCGCTTCGCCACGAGACCGGCGCGCGCTCTCCGGCAGCTGGGCCGGACCGCCAGCCGGGCGGTGCGGGATCACCCCTCCACGCGGCGGACGGCGATGGCCGAGGCGGCATCCAGCCCTTCCGTGCTCTCCGCCCCCTCCACGGGAACGGACTTCCCCGAAGGAGCCGTGACACCCTCGGGCTCTGCGACACCCGTACGAACCGCGCCTCCCGTACGGCCCGCGCCGCGACCGAGGCGGCCGGCGCCCCTGCCGAGACGGTCATGGCCGGGCGGCTTCAGGGATCGGCTGACCTCGCCGCTCCCGACGTTCCAGGAGCTGCTGGCGGTCGCCTGGCACGGCACGTTCCGGCCCGGTGTCGGGGACGCGGACCGCATCCCGGTCCACCGGGACGGGCTCCCCAGGACGACGGGGACCGAGGCGGTCGTCACCTGGGTGGGACACGCGACGTACGTGGTGCAGATCGGCGGGCTGACCATCCTCACGGATCCGGTCTGGGCGAGGAAGATCGTCGGCATTCACCGGCCCCGGCTCACCCCGCCCGGCGTCGCGTGGGCGGACCTGCCCAGGATCGACGCCGTGGTGATCAGCCACAACCACTACGACCACCTGGACGCGCGGACCGTACGGCGGTTGCCGCGCGGCACGCCCGTCCTCGTACCGGCGGGGCTCAGGTCCTGGTTCACCCGGCGCGGGTTCCGCGACGTCACCGAGCTCGACTGGTGGGAGAGCACCTGGGTCGGCGGTGTCCGCTTCGACTTCGTCCCCGCCCACCACTGGAGCCGCCGGTCGATCTGGGACACCTGCAAGACCCTCTGGGGCGGCTGGGTGATCGCCTCCGACGACCAGACGATCTACTTCGCCGGGGACACCGCGTACGGCGAGCGCTTCGCCCAGATCGGGGCCCGCTACCCGGGCGGCATCGACCTGGCCCTGATGCCGGTGGGGGCGTTCGAGCCCCGCTGGTTCATGAAGGCCGCGCACGTCGATCCCGCACAGGCCGTGCGGGCGTGCCAGGACGTGGGGGCGCGCCGGATGGCGACCATGCACTGGGGCACGTTCGTCCTGTCCGGCGAGTCGCTCCTCGCGCCGGTGGAGGAGGCCAGGGTGGCCTGGGCGGAGGCCGGGCGGGACCGCGCCGACCTGTGGGACCTGGCCGTCGGCGAGTCCCGCGTCCTGGCGCCCTGA
- a CDS encoding penicillin acylase family protein — MPRPFTWLARVLTVFLVLGLLLAGAGVWSVRASFPQLEGELKVDDLKGKVTVYRDKTGIPHIYADSPDDLFLAQGYVHAQDRFFEMDFRRHVTAGRLSEMFGSATLTEDRVIRTMGWRQVAEKELPLLGEQTRRYLNAYADGVNAWMRRNAGFADRSLEYVLLRATSPDYRPEPWTPADSLAWLKAMAWDLRSNMSDEIGRALAASKLPRGRVEQLWPGYPYDTNQPIVTRGSVGERGFDQNVEPKRVDTEPSGVSPVTGAPTRAAKVDTEPSAIAPVTGALTRAAEAMRAVPSLMGDPAGGNGIGSNSWVVGGEHTKSGKPLLSNDPHLGPGMPSVWYQTGLHCRVKSPECPFDVTGFTFSGVPGVVIGRNDKIAWGFTNLGPDVADLYLERIKDDSYLFMGEWKPLTTRTETIKVAGGADVRLKVRDTMHGPIISDVMENAKDTLPGMEATLKEQADAVALKWTALEPGGTADAIFALNTAQDWQQFRTAASKFEVPAQNLVYADTAGNIGYQAPGRIPVRTRGDGAWPVPGWTGDYAWQSTIPFNELPSLYNPPDGYIVTANNAVIDPSRYPYTLTRDWAYGYRSQRILERLREALKDDGKVDAAAMSALQQDSDNGFAEFLVPRLLDVEMAGPAKDARELLRGWDHAQGAESGPSMYFNAVWRHLLIETFNDDLPEGARPQGGDRWFEVVRVMLDKPDEAFWNDTTTPRAETRDDMLRRAMARAYDELNDRLGPDVKNWRWGDLHSLELVHQTFGTSGIGPIEWLFNRGPFPVAGSDDAVNAAGWDVQDGYAVSWLPSMRMVVDLADPDKSQWINLTGASGHAFHDNYWDQAPLWARGETVPMLARQESIEKTATHTLTLSP; from the coding sequence ATGCCCCGCCCGTTCACGTGGCTGGCGCGGGTGCTCACCGTTTTTCTGGTGCTCGGGCTGCTGCTCGCCGGGGCGGGGGTATGGAGCGTGCGGGCGTCATTTCCGCAGCTCGAAGGCGAGCTCAAGGTGGACGACTTGAAGGGAAAAGTCACCGTATATCGGGATAAGACGGGTATCCCGCACATCTACGCTGACTCCCCCGATGACCTGTTCCTCGCCCAGGGCTACGTCCATGCCCAGGACCGCTTCTTCGAGATGGACTTCCGCCGCCACGTGACCGCCGGGCGGCTCTCGGAGATGTTCGGCTCGGCGACGCTGACCGAGGACAGGGTCATCAGGACCATGGGCTGGCGGCAGGTGGCCGAGAAGGAACTGCCCCTGCTCGGCGAGCAGACCCGGCGCTACCTGAACGCCTACGCCGACGGGGTGAACGCCTGGATGAGGCGGAACGCCGGCTTCGCCGACAGGAGCCTGGAGTACGTGCTGCTGCGGGCGACCAGCCCGGACTACCGGCCCGAACCGTGGACCCCGGCCGACTCGCTGGCCTGGCTCAAGGCGATGGCCTGGGACCTGCGCTCCAACATGTCCGACGAGATCGGCCGGGCGCTCGCGGCGAGCAAGCTGCCGCGCGGCCGGGTGGAGCAGCTCTGGCCCGGCTACCCGTACGACACCAACCAGCCGATCGTCACCCGGGGCTCGGTCGGCGAGCGCGGGTTCGACCAGAACGTGGAGCCGAAGAGGGTCGACACGGAGCCGTCCGGGGTGTCGCCGGTCACCGGGGCGCCGACCAGGGCGGCCAAGGTCGACACGGAACCGTCCGCGATCGCGCCGGTCACCGGGGCGCTGACCCGGGCGGCCGAGGCCATGCGCGCGGTGCCGAGCCTGATGGGCGATCCGGCGGGCGGCAACGGCATCGGCTCGAACTCCTGGGTGGTCGGCGGCGAGCACACCAAGTCGGGCAAACCGCTGCTCTCCAACGACCCCCACCTGGGGCCGGGCATGCCCTCGGTCTGGTACCAGACCGGGCTGCACTGCCGCGTCAAGAGCCCCGAGTGCCCGTTCGACGTCACCGGGTTCACCTTCTCTGGCGTGCCCGGGGTGGTCATCGGCCGCAACGACAAGATCGCCTGGGGCTTCACCAACCTGGGTCCCGACGTCGCCGACCTCTATCTGGAGCGGATCAAGGATGATTCGTACCTGTTCATGGGCGAGTGGAAGCCGCTGACCACCAGGACCGAGACGATCAAGGTGGCCGGGGGCGCCGACGTACGGCTCAAGGTGCGCGACACCATGCACGGGCCGATCATCTCCGACGTCATGGAGAACGCGAAGGACACGCTGCCGGGCATGGAGGCGACCCTCAAGGAGCAGGCCGACGCGGTCGCGCTCAAGTGGACGGCCCTGGAGCCCGGCGGGACCGCTGACGCGATCTTCGCGCTGAACACCGCGCAGGACTGGCAGCAGTTCAGGACGGCGGCGAGCAAATTCGAGGTGCCCGCGCAGAACCTGGTCTACGCCGACACCGCGGGCAACATCGGCTACCAGGCCCCCGGGCGGATCCCGGTGCGGACCCGTGGCGACGGCGCCTGGCCGGTGCCCGGCTGGACCGGCGACTACGCCTGGCAGTCGACGATCCCCTTCAACGAGCTGCCCAGCCTCTACAACCCGCCGGACGGTTACATCGTGACCGCCAACAACGCGGTCATCGACCCCAGCCGCTACCCGTACACCCTCACCAGGGACTGGGCGTACGGATACCGCTCCCAGCGCATCCTGGAGCGCCTCCGCGAGGCGCTGAAGGACGACGGCAAGGTGGACGCGGCGGCGATGAGCGCGTTGCAGCAGGACAGCGACAACGGCTTCGCCGAGTTCCTGGTGCCCAGGCTGCTGGACGTCGAGATGGCCGGGCCCGCCAAGGACGCCCGCGAGCTGCTGCGCGGCTGGGACCACGCACAGGGCGCGGAGTCGGGGCCCTCGATGTACTTCAACGCCGTCTGGCGGCACCTGCTCATCGAGACCTTCAACGACGATCTCCCCGAGGGTGCCCGGCCCCAGGGTGGCGACCGCTGGTTCGAGGTCGTCCGGGTCATGCTCGACAAACCGGACGAGGCATTCTGGAACGACACGACCACCCCGCGCGCCGAGACCCGCGACGACATGCTGCGGCGGGCGATGGCCAGGGCCTACGACGAGCTGAACGACCGGCTCGGCCCGGACGTCAAGAACTGGCGCTGGGGTGACCTGCACTCCCTGGAACTCGTCCACCAGACCTTCGGCACCTCGGGAATCGGCCCGATCGAGTGGCTGTTCAACCGGGGCCCGTTCCCGGTGGCCGGCAGCGACGACGCGGTCAACGCCGCCGGGTGGGACGTGCAGGACGGTTACGCGGTGAGCTGGCTGCCCTCCATGCGGATGGTGGTGGACCTGGCGGACCCGGACAAGTCCCAATGGATCAACCTGACCGGCGCCTCCGGTCACGCGTTCCACGACAACTACTGGGACCAGGCGCCGCTGTGGGCGCGCGGCGAGACCGTCCCCATGCTCGCCCGCCAGGAATCCATCGAGAAGACAGCCACCCATACCCTGACGCTCAGCCCCTGA
- a CDS encoding aldose 1-epimerase family protein, whose amino-acid sequence MTNIAPTGAQHTIAAGGFQAVITELGAGLRSLTLDGRPLVVDFPEDRSPLGGAGLPLLPWPNRVEDGRYTFDGEDRQLALSEPKTGNAIHGFSRSFPWRVLSHDDASIRLGLRLFPQLGYPHVLDLSIRYALGTAGLEIEVAAENVGATDAPYGFGAHPYLSLGALGAPGVLDDALLELPAAQWIAVNDRKIPTGRHDVEGTEYDFRIARPIGGTELDTAFTGLERGADGRVRVTLAAPDGTGVELWAGEGIEWLQLYTGDTLPEGHRRQGLAVEPMTCPPNAFRTGEDVIRLAPGDRAVHHWGIGPI is encoded by the coding sequence GTGACAAACATCGCGCCCACCGGGGCCCAGCACACCATCGCGGCCGGCGGTTTCCAGGCCGTCATCACCGAGCTCGGAGCCGGTCTCAGGAGCCTCACCCTGGACGGCCGCCCGCTCGTCGTCGACTTCCCCGAGGACCGGTCCCCGCTCGGCGGGGCGGGGCTGCCGCTGCTCCCCTGGCCGAACAGGGTCGAGGACGGCCGCTACACGTTCGACGGCGAGGACCGGCAGCTCGCGCTGAGCGAGCCCAAGACCGGCAACGCGATCCACGGCTTCTCCCGGTCGTTCCCCTGGCGGGTCCTCTCCCACGACGACGCCTCGATCCGGCTGGGGCTGCGGTTGTTCCCCCAGCTCGGCTACCCGCACGTCCTCGACCTCTCCATCCGGTACGCGCTGGGCACCGCCGGCCTGGAGATCGAGGTAGCCGCGGAGAACGTCGGCGCCACCGACGCGCCGTACGGCTTCGGAGCCCACCCTTACCTGTCCCTCGGCGCCCTTGGTGCCCCCGGTGTCCTTGACGACGCCCTCCTAGAGCTGCCCGCCGCCCAGTGGATCGCGGTGAACGACCGGAAGATCCCCACCGGCCGCCACGACGTCGAGGGCACCGAGTACGACTTCCGGATCGCCCGGCCGATCGGCGGGACGGAGCTCGACACCGCGTTCACCGGCCTGGAGCGCGGCGCCGACGGGCGGGTGCGGGTCACGCTGGCCGCCCCGGACGGGACCGGGGTCGAGCTGTGGGCGGGCGAGGGGATCGAGTGGCTCCAGCTCTACACCGGCGACACCCTGCCGGAGGGCCACCGCCGCCAGGGGCTCGCGGTGGAGCCGATGACCTGCCCGCCGAACGCCTTCCGCACCGGCGAGGACGTCATCCGGCTGGCCCCCGGCGACCGCGCCGTCCACCACTGGGGGATCGGCCCGATCTGA
- a CDS encoding AAA family ATPase, with protein sequence MLTRLEVDGFKNLLGFEVDLGPFTCIAGVNGTGKSNIFDVIQFLSLLADRSLLEAAQEVRGVHGERLGDPRDLFWNGYSGARHTMRFAAEMIVPGEVEDDFGRPAKPAITFLRYELELGYVPPTGIEKIGRLGLLAENLRHIKLGDAPDKLRFKHNAGHFRKAVLHGRRAGTAFISTTQDADGQSIISIHQDGGSRGQPKPAAASRAPATVVSTVTSSDDPTVLAARREMQSWRRLALEPSALRTADRYVDTRQMDPTGRHLAATLFRIAYEDGDPERIYARVAGRLADLSGVNVRKLQVEQDDVRELFTVQLVESGGLALPARSLSEGTLRFLALCVLLEDPSVEGLLCMEEPENGIHPANLNAMVRLVEDLAVDAQEAPGSDNPFRQVIVNTHSPAVVQLVDPQDLLFAETDIRRAPDGTMTHALQLRPLAGCWRDDENARSRAVTKADILPYLTTPPGAQLTLEIV encoded by the coding sequence ATGCTTACAAGACTGGAAGTCGACGGATTCAAGAACCTCCTGGGCTTCGAGGTGGATCTTGGTCCTTTCACGTGCATCGCAGGTGTTAACGGCACCGGTAAGTCAAATATTTTTGATGTAATTCAATTCCTTAGTCTCCTGGCGGACAGATCTCTGCTCGAAGCCGCCCAAGAGGTCCGCGGGGTGCACGGCGAGCGCCTGGGTGATCCTCGCGACCTGTTCTGGAACGGATACTCCGGAGCTCGTCATACGATGCGATTCGCAGCGGAAATGATTGTTCCAGGTGAAGTCGAGGACGATTTCGGCCGACCGGCCAAACCTGCGATCACCTTTCTTCGTTACGAACTGGAGCTCGGATACGTTCCTCCCACAGGAATTGAAAAGATCGGGCGCCTCGGCTTGCTTGCAGAAAACCTTCGACACATCAAGCTGGGGGATGCGCCCGACAAGCTTCGCTTCAAGCACAATGCCGGTCATTTTCGTAAAGCGGTACTGCATGGACGTCGGGCCGGTACCGCGTTCATCTCAACCACGCAAGATGCTGACGGTCAATCAATCATTAGCATCCATCAAGATGGCGGAAGTAGAGGTCAGCCAAAGCCTGCTGCCGCATCCAGGGCTCCCGCAACGGTCGTAAGTACAGTTACAAGCAGCGATGATCCTACTGTTCTGGCCGCTCGAAGAGAAATGCAGTCTTGGCGTCGACTGGCTCTCGAACCCTCCGCCCTCCGGACGGCGGATCGTTACGTTGATACACGCCAAATGGATCCGACGGGCCGCCATCTTGCAGCAACTCTCTTTCGTATAGCTTACGAGGATGGTGATCCAGAGCGTATCTATGCAAGAGTTGCGGGGCGACTGGCTGACTTATCGGGCGTTAACGTCAGGAAGCTTCAGGTTGAACAAGATGACGTCCGGGAGCTCTTTACAGTGCAGCTCGTTGAGTCGGGAGGGCTCGCCCTGCCTGCCAGAAGTCTGTCCGAAGGAACCCTTCGGTTTCTTGCCCTCTGTGTCCTCCTCGAAGACCCTTCAGTTGAAGGCCTTCTATGTATGGAAGAACCTGAGAACGGCATACATCCAGCCAATCTAAATGCGATGGTTCGCCTAGTCGAGGACTTGGCGGTCGACGCTCAGGAGGCGCCGGGCTCGGATAATCCATTTCGTCAGGTCATTGTAAACACCCATTCACCTGCGGTCGTCCAGCTCGTAGACCCTCAAGATCTTCTCTTTGCGGAGACGGATATCCGACGGGCACCTGATGGAACGATGACGCACGCACTCCAGCTACGCCCTCTTGCGGGGTGTTGGCGTGATGACGAGAACGCGAGAAGCAGGGCGGTCACTAAAGCCGATATCCTCCCCTATCTAACGACACCGCCCGGAGCTCAGCTTACCTTGGAGATCGTGTGA
- a CDS encoding GNAT family N-acetyltransferase codes for MSEIAVAVRPGTIADLDGIVACSSALFAEDAGARDPALNVNWPAEHGRARFVDALSDPDRLVMVAESGGRIVGHLTGALSGPTAMRPVTVATLGSMYVEPSHRGRKVGARLVEEFRQWARHRGARYAGVTAYASNEAAVRFYRTNGFAVQSTVLETVL; via the coding sequence ATGAGTGAGATCGCCGTTGCCGTACGACCCGGCACGATCGCGGATCTGGACGGCATCGTCGCCTGCAGTTCCGCGCTGTTCGCCGAGGACGCCGGGGCCCGTGACCCCGCCCTGAACGTGAACTGGCCCGCGGAGCACGGGCGGGCCCGCTTCGTGGACGCGCTGAGCGACCCGGACCGCCTGGTGATGGTCGCCGAGAGCGGCGGCCGGATCGTCGGCCACCTGACCGGGGCCCTGTCCGGGCCCACCGCGATGCGGCCGGTCACCGTGGCGACTCTGGGCAGCATGTACGTCGAGCCGTCCCACCGTGGCCGGAAGGTCGGGGCCAGGCTGGTGGAGGAGTTCAGGCAGTGGGCCCGCCACCGCGGCGCCCGGTACGCCGGGGTGACCGCCTACGCGAGCAACGAGGCCGCCGTCCGCTTCTACCGGACCAACGGCTTCGCCGTGCAGTCCACGGTCCTGGAGACGGTGCTTTAG